The following proteins are co-located in the Myroides profundi genome:
- a CDS encoding ABC transporter ATP-binding protein, whose protein sequence is MGEVLLDVREVSFSYPTREILNKVSIQVKAGQFVGVVGSNGCGKSTLLKIIYRVLKAKSGEVLYKGKNMKDFSLKEMARKIAVVGQFNDTTFDTTVLDVVLMGRIPFKARWQAFDEMDYHLALKSLEQVDMLDYKDKSLSTLSGGEKQRIFLARALTQQPELIILDEPTNHLDIRFQLEILKIVKGLGIGVLATMHDLSLIANFCEYIYALKDTTVHSQGKPIDLLTPENIKTIFGVGCKVIHGEGEELFFSYQ, encoded by the coding sequence ATGGGCGAAGTATTATTAGATGTGAGAGAGGTTTCTTTTAGTTATCCTACAAGAGAGATTTTAAACAAGGTAAGTATACAAGTAAAAGCTGGTCAATTCGTAGGAGTAGTTGGAAGTAATGGCTGTGGTAAGTCAACGCTGTTAAAGATTATTTATCGCGTACTCAAAGCGAAAAGTGGAGAGGTACTGTACAAAGGAAAGAATATGAAGGACTTCTCTCTAAAAGAGATGGCAAGAAAAATAGCTGTCGTAGGACAGTTTAACGATACTACGTTTGATACAACAGTATTAGATGTTGTCTTGATGGGAAGAATACCGTTTAAGGCAAGGTGGCAGGCTTTTGATGAAATGGATTATCACTTGGCTTTAAAAAGTTTAGAACAAGTAGATATGTTAGATTATAAAGACAAGTCTCTTTCTACTTTATCAGGAGGAGAGAAACAACGTATCTTTTTGGCAAGAGCTCTAACACAGCAACCTGAACTAATTATCTTAGACGAGCCTACGAATCACTTAGATATTCGCTTCCAATTAGAAATACTAAAGATCGTAAAAGGGTTAGGAATAGGTGTATTAGCTACCATGCATGACTTATCATTAATCGCTAACTTTTGTGAATATATCTATGCTTTAAAGGACACTACAGTACATAGTCAAGGGAAGCCTATTGATTTATTGACACCTGAGAATATTAAAACAATCTTCGGAGTAGGGTGTAAAGTCATACATGGTGAGGGAGAGGAGTTATTTTTTAGTTATCAGTAA
- a CDS encoding MFS transporter, giving the protein MIFRDKWFILFILLVATILSPLDFYIVNLALPSIQHSLQSSSSELQMIVSFYTCAYAVFQISGGRFGDIYGRRKIFIIGLVGFISSSVLCGISQTPTVMIAGRVMQGVSGAVMIPQVLAILHTLFDEREKRLVMALYSFTFGIAAALGQYLGAVLIEWNVFNLGWRVIFLVNLPVGLFALVMAIIALPKQELKSIEKVDYRGTALLSLGLMSFIYPLTTIVERGIDIQTIAFLVASVVFLYLFVKVQNKRKHEGKSILVDFTIFKFKNLKLGVITSFLYYASGVFYLVLGIYLQEELHWTSMEAGKAIIPFGIGFIIMSLSSSVISRYFKQSILSLGLVIYAVGFLLLLYTLYSFDSLLFNADLFVIGCGMGLTLASVVRLSLSNIPVQFAGLASGVVNCGLQIGSAFGVAAIGSMFFGIAQIIDYTLAFAVVLALICVLLLIALFLSFGIAKVLKE; this is encoded by the coding sequence ATGATTTTTAGAGACAAATGGTTTATACTATTTATATTATTAGTAGCTACTATACTTTCACCTTTAGATTTTTATATTGTCAATTTAGCATTGCCTTCTATACAACACTCTCTTCAATCAAGTAGTAGTGAATTACAGATGATTGTATCTTTCTATACTTGTGCTTATGCTGTGTTTCAGATATCAGGTGGGAGATTTGGAGATATCTATGGAAGGAGAAAGATATTTATAATTGGTTTAGTGGGGTTTATTAGTTCCTCAGTTTTATGTGGAATATCGCAGACACCCACTGTTATGATAGCTGGGCGAGTGATGCAAGGTGTTTCAGGAGCAGTAATGATCCCTCAGGTATTGGCGATATTACACACGCTTTTTGACGAAAGAGAGAAACGCCTAGTAATGGCGTTGTATAGTTTTACTTTTGGAATAGCCGCTGCATTAGGACAATATCTTGGGGCAGTATTGATAGAGTGGAATGTGTTTAACTTAGGATGGCGTGTAATATTTTTAGTTAATTTACCTGTCGGGTTATTTGCGTTGGTCATGGCAATTATAGCCTTGCCTAAACAAGAGCTTAAGTCAATAGAGAAAGTTGATTATAGAGGAACTGCTTTATTGAGTTTAGGATTAATGAGTTTTATCTATCCTTTGACTACTATAGTGGAGAGGGGAATAGATATACAGACTATAGCATTCTTAGTTGCTTCAGTAGTGTTTTTGTACTTGTTTGTCAAGGTTCAGAATAAGCGTAAACATGAAGGGAAGAGTATATTAGTTGACTTTACTATCTTTAAGTTTAAGAATCTGAAGTTAGGTGTGATTACAAGTTTTCTTTATTATGCAAGTGGAGTGTTTTATTTAGTGTTAGGTATTTATTTACAAGAAGAATTACATTGGACAAGTATGGAGGCTGGTAAGGCTATTATTCCTTTTGGTATTGGGTTTATTATTATGTCATTGAGTTCCTCTGTGATTAGTAGATATTTTAAACAAAGTATTCTTTCTTTGGGATTAGTTATTTATGCTGTAGGTTTTTTATTATTACTATATACTTTGTATAGCTTTGATTCCTTGTTGTTTAATGCTGATTTGTTTGTGATTGGATGTGGTATGGGACTTACGTTAGCTTCTGTAGTTCGATTAAGCTTAAGTAATATACCTGTTCAGTTTGCAGGGCTTGCTTCAGGAGTAGTAAACTGTGGTTTACAGATAGGTTCTGCATTTGGAGTAGCTGCTATTGGAAGTATGTTTTTTGGCATTGCTCAAATTATAGATTATACTTTAGCGTTTGCAGTAGTGTTGGCTTTAATTTGTGTATTGTTATTGATAGCTTTGTTTTTGAGTTTTGGCATTGCCAAAGTTCTAAAAGAGTAA
- a CDS encoding GNAT family N-acetyltransferase — MIQIRPARLEDIPQLQLLYQKQFVVMQEYQPDYFKADLPAIDFLEETIQSDEWDFLVAVDNEQLIGMVALFIEHTLPYECFVQHRYLNFADIYVEPEYRSSGIGKQLIDAVKQWAKEKKVDYIELLVVEQNKRAYELYLKEHFEPVHTVMRYEI, encoded by the coding sequence ATGATACAAATAAGACCTGCAAGATTAGAAGACATACCTCAATTACAACTGCTTTATCAAAAGCAGTTTGTGGTAATGCAAGAATATCAACCAGATTACTTTAAAGCTGATCTACCTGCTATTGATTTCTTAGAAGAAACCATACAATCTGATGAATGGGATTTCTTAGTTGCTGTAGATAATGAACAACTAATTGGTATGGTTGCCTTGTTTATAGAGCATACTTTACCTTATGAATGCTTTGTGCAACATAGATACCTCAACTTTGCTGATATCTATGTAGAGCCTGAGTATCGTAGCTCAGGAATTGGGAAGCAATTAATTGATGCTGTTAAACAATGGGCAAAAGAGAAGAAAGTAGACTATATAGAGCTTCTTGTAGTAGAACAAAATAAACGTGCTTATGAACTATATCTCAAAGAACATTTCGAACCTGTACATACTGTAATGAGGTATGAGATATAG
- a CDS encoding ABC transporter substrate-binding protein, with product MLKRGVLVLCLICFQNIYSQSKERIVIFGQQAMEMVKHFDAKDQVVGVGYLDKKVKKGEYTDWPILTSLWPSIESIIATRPTHLFGMESAFKAKRSGSKEFWQKKGVEVTEVFDFNEARTLEVFYKDLRTFGQVFKKEKEVEAFIKEEQVKLQKLKNEVPLAKKGKARRVLFLANVRSSDIYYCYTQDKCLVGSMLADFNVEFLTSKNMVIPVSIEYMVSLNPDYIILSSFQANSLSDLLHYFKEHKVLRQLDAVQHNRIMTVDYSNAVSGGLEFVSLYQQLLSFIYPKITNETK from the coding sequence ATGTTGAAGAGAGGAGTACTTGTGCTTTGCCTTATTTGCTTTCAAAATATCTATAGTCAATCGAAAGAAAGGATTGTGATATTCGGTCAACAAGCTATGGAAATGGTCAAACACTTCGATGCTAAAGATCAGGTAGTGGGAGTAGGGTATCTTGATAAGAAGGTAAAGAAAGGTGAATATACAGATTGGCCTATATTGACTTCACTCTGGCCTTCTATAGAATCTATTATTGCTACCCGACCGACTCATCTGTTTGGGATGGAGTCTGCTTTTAAGGCTAAGCGAAGTGGAAGTAAGGAGTTCTGGCAGAAGAAGGGCGTTGAGGTGACAGAGGTATTTGACTTTAATGAAGCACGTACTTTAGAGGTGTTTTATAAAGACTTACGCACCTTCGGTCAAGTGTTTAAAAAAGAGAAGGAAGTAGAAGCATTTATTAAAGAAGAACAAGTGAAATTACAAAAGTTAAAGAATGAAGTGCCTCTTGCTAAAAAAGGAAAAGCAAGGAGAGTATTGTTCTTAGCGAATGTTCGTTCGAGTGATATTTACTACTGTTATACACAAGATAAATGTCTAGTGGGTTCTATGTTAGCAGACTTTAATGTAGAGTTTCTAACGAGTAAGAATATGGTCATTCCTGTATCTATAGAATATATGGTCAGTCTTAACCCTGACTATATTATTCTGTCGAGCTTTCAGGCAAATAGTCTATCTGATTTACTTCACTATTTTAAGGAACACAAAGTGCTAAGACAGTTAGATGCTGTACAACATAATCGCATAATGACAGTAGACTATTCTAATGCTGTAAGTGGAGGATTGGAGTTTGTGTCTCTCTATCAACAGTTACTATCTTTTATATATCCAAAAATTACAAATGAAACAAAATAA
- a CDS encoding PDDEXK nuclease domain-containing protein: MEHHFTDIIQIIKQSQNNAVKAVNVELINLYWNIGYYISHKLSTSDWGDKTVNDLAGYIQEHNPELKGFNKRSLYRMIQFYETYCDSIIVSSVGTQLQHTDLEPVTPTSPKIASAHLFPQNIKKTMLVQLSWTHHRTIFSRCKSKDEREFYIQLCVKEKYSVRDLERQINSSIYERTMLNSKSYFPSINNLSQDINAVFKDSYIFDFLQLPDSHNESDLQKGLITQMKKLILELGKDFLFIEQEYKVQVGNSDFYIDLLFYHRALQCLIAFELKADKFRPEHIGQLELYLEALDRNVKRDNENPSIGILLCKDKDVEVVEYSMSRSLSPTMVAEYKMQLPDKNILQNKLKELFCKHS; the protein is encoded by the coding sequence ATGGAACATCATTTCACAGATATTATTCAGATTATTAAGCAATCTCAAAACAATGCTGTTAAAGCTGTTAATGTAGAATTAATCAACCTTTATTGGAACATTGGGTATTACATTAGTCACAAACTTAGTACTTCTGATTGGGGAGATAAGACTGTAAATGATTTAGCTGGATACATTCAAGAACACAATCCAGAACTTAAAGGGTTCAATAAAAGGAGTTTATATAGAATGATTCAGTTCTATGAAACATACTGTGATTCTATAATTGTGTCCTCAGTGGGGACACAATTACAACATACTGATTTAGAACCTGTTACTCCCACCTCACCTAAAATAGCTTCTGCTCATTTATTTCCTCAAAACATCAAAAAAACTATGCTCGTCCAGCTGAGCTGGACACATCACCGAACTATATTCTCTAGATGTAAGTCAAAAGACGAGAGAGAGTTTTACATTCAATTGTGTGTAAAAGAAAAATATAGTGTTAGAGATTTAGAACGCCAAATAAATAGTTCTATATATGAAAGAACAATGTTAAACTCAAAATCATACTTTCCATCTATCAACAATTTATCTCAAGATATAAATGCTGTATTTAAAGACAGCTACATATTCGACTTCTTACAATTACCTGATTCACATAATGAAAGTGATCTTCAAAAGGGGTTAATCACTCAAATGAAAAAGCTAATCTTAGAATTAGGAAAAGACTTCCTATTTATTGAACAAGAATATAAAGTACAGGTAGGTAATAGTGACTTTTACATTGACCTTCTGTTTTATCATAGAGCTCTACAATGCTTAATTGCTTTTGAACTTAAAGCAGATAAATTTAGACCTGAACACATAGGACAGCTCGAACTCTACTTAGAAGCCCTAGATAGAAATGTCAAACGAGATAATGAAAACCCTAGTATAGGAATATTACTATGTAAAGATAAAGATGTAGAAGTTGTAGAATATTCTATGAGTAGAAGTCTATCTCCTACTATGGTTGCAGAGTATAAAATGCAATTACCTGATAAAAACATCTTACAAAATAAACTAAAAGAATTATTCTGTAAGCATTCATAG
- a CDS encoding helix-turn-helix transcriptional regulator translates to MLQGNNQGNLIVDSHHIEGATHTMDITVIHTAVASIKHGVYTAEEDFYHTVLPTKESILTCSCIQGSSLTLNHDNLNIHEQGALLFKERAVPYEHIMKTAKDKRGEFLEIAVNKTFVTNLFEEEKEYLEELLGSQSSKLIFDLNLNTLQVLQQLISNPYQGKLAEHYINNKVEEAHLLQYHNWSYNRTHKELSLHRKDEQALHEIKSYITENYNKDFTIQELALRVGINQTKLKKGFKTLFGTTTFKYIHDLRMQKALEMIKSREYNIYEIAEYVGYKHSHHFSTAFKKYYGQLPTKMKV, encoded by the coding sequence ATGTTACAAGGAAATAATCAAGGAAACTTAATCGTAGATAGTCATCATATAGAAGGAGCTACACATACTATGGATATCACAGTGATCCATACCGCTGTGGCGAGTATAAAACACGGGGTATACACTGCCGAAGAAGACTTCTATCACACCGTACTTCCTACTAAAGAATCTATCCTTACATGTAGCTGTATACAAGGAAGTAGTTTAACGCTAAACCATGATAATCTCAACATTCATGAGCAAGGGGCTCTATTGTTTAAAGAAAGAGCTGTTCCTTATGAACACATTATGAAAACAGCAAAAGACAAAAGAGGAGAATTTTTAGAAATAGCAGTAAACAAAACCTTTGTCACCAACTTATTTGAAGAAGAAAAAGAATACTTAGAAGAACTATTAGGTAGCCAATCTTCTAAACTCATCTTTGACTTAAATCTTAATACATTACAAGTATTACAACAGCTTATCTCTAATCCATATCAAGGAAAACTAGCTGAGCATTATATCAATAATAAAGTAGAGGAAGCTCATTTATTACAATACCACAATTGGAGTTATAATAGAACCCATAAAGAATTAAGCCTTCACCGAAAAGATGAACAGGCACTACACGAAATCAAATCGTATATCACAGAGAATTATAACAAAGACTTCACGATACAAGAGTTAGCACTGAGAGTAGGTATTAACCAAACCAAACTAAAGAAAGGCTTTAAAACACTCTTTGGGACGACTACGTTTAAGTATATCCATGACCTGCGCATGCAGAAAGCTTTAGAAATGATAAAAAGTAGAGAGTATAATATCTACGAGATAGCAGAGTATGTAGGTTATAAACACAGTCACCACTTCTCCACAGCATTTAAGAAGTACTATGGTCAACTACCTACTAAGATGAAGGTGTAA
- a CDS encoding FecCD family ABC transporter permease yields the protein MKQNKKKYIYLIALLIVVLITAIWAVLSGQIPITIIDLKHLLNAEAEVVYSEGGIRLSIIEEVLLTMRMPRVMMAIGVGAALAICGAVMQSTVQNPLADPFLLGISSGASLGATIAIVLGIGVGGSVLSELGIPIMAFIGASGATFFIFMLSLKNSRVSTLYLILAGTVINAFCAALSNALVYVAEDSEKVRAVAFWSMGSLAQVSWTQVGIVFVALILVLGYFLLHAKELDAMMMGNESAVTLGINPNVQRVIMIVLVTVLTSLVVSFCGVIGFVGLTIPHIVRSIVGSKHYWTLLFSAVIGAFFLVGADWLSRVLIPQSEVAIGIVTALIGCPLFAVILLTNKKRI from the coding sequence ATGAAACAAAATAAAAAGAAGTATATCTATTTAATTGCTTTATTGATTGTTGTACTCATTACGGCAATTTGGGCAGTTTTATCAGGACAAATACCAATAACAATAATAGACTTAAAACATCTCTTAAATGCAGAGGCAGAAGTGGTGTACTCAGAAGGAGGAATACGTCTGTCTATTATAGAAGAGGTACTGCTGACTATGCGTATGCCAAGAGTTATGATGGCGATAGGAGTAGGAGCAGCTTTAGCTATCTGTGGAGCAGTAATGCAGTCGACTGTACAGAATCCATTAGCAGATCCTTTTCTATTAGGTATTTCTTCTGGTGCTTCTTTAGGAGCGACTATTGCTATCGTATTGGGGATAGGAGTAGGAGGAAGTGTATTAAGTGAGTTAGGTATACCTATTATGGCATTTATAGGAGCGAGCGGAGCTACGTTCTTTATCTTTATGTTAAGTTTAAAGAATAGTCGTGTATCTACTTTGTATCTAATATTAGCAGGTACAGTAATTAATGCTTTCTGTGCAGCACTGTCAAATGCGTTAGTGTATGTAGCTGAAGATAGTGAAAAGGTGAGAGCTGTGGCATTCTGGAGTATGGGAAGTTTAGCACAGGTAAGTTGGACACAAGTCGGTATTGTATTTGTTGCTTTGATATTAGTGTTAGGTTATTTTTTATTACACGCTAAGGAGCTGGATGCGATGATGATGGGCAATGAGTCAGCTGTAACATTAGGGATTAACCCTAATGTACAACGTGTTATTATGATTGTCTTAGTAACAGTATTGACAAGCTTAGTGGTTTCGTTCTGTGGAGTGATTGGCTTTGTAGGATTAACTATTCCTCACATCGTAAGAAGTATAGTGGGGAGTAAACATTATTGGACACTGTTATTTAGTGCGGTGATAGGTGCTTTCTTTTTAGTAGGAGCAGATTGGTTGTCCCGAGTACTTATTCCTCAGAGTGAAGTAGCTATTGGTATTGTCACAGCGTTGATAGGGTGTCCTTTGTTTGCTGTAATCTTACTAACCAATAAAAAGAGAATATAA
- a CDS encoding TonB-dependent siderophore receptor gives MNKHIISLSLLMLISSHGLLAQEVKDSLKMSSQQLENVVITLENSPFVKKKTSESLRLSQAIENVPQNIQVISNELIEARQITTLTDGITRNVSGAVRLEEWGDVYARINMRGARASAFRNGMNVSSTYGPMAEDMSFVDHIEFVKGPAGFMMSNGEPSGIYNVVTKKPTEQTRQRIEVNYGSFDFMRASADVEGNLTPVSDKVFYRINLMGSSKNGYRDFQFNKRIAFAPSFLFKLSDKTTLKTEYVYQRLKLADFGADYLFSKEGFATLPRKRSFGDPGFEPSVMNDHSFNAHLKTKLDDQWTLNAQVGYFKFDQEGQYMWVTHIDDKGDFVRTSNLWDAENTTTVGQVFVNGEVETGAIKHKILGGVDMGHKRYIVDWSQKFDYDDIGTFNIYNDAYQKPVHGYPQFDRSKPLRQRVAEYGIGQADVGQSYTGVYVQDEMAFFEEKLFVTVAGRYTTVKENGNRDNRSNNKFTPRFGVSYKLGYHTNLYGLYDQTFVPQTGIKKDGSSVTPLTGHNIEFGVKNNLFNKRLQSTVSLYSITKNNHLSNDPSNAPGESYVLQLGQTRTQGVEVDITGRLAKGLNINLNYAYTDSEVTKATKGAEKGTKVSGYAKHIANAWVDYTIEDGLLKNLSFMGGVTFMGDRQTWAFGGGSGDPLPDYTRVDVGASWKKDDLKVSLLVNNLFDRYLYNGAYYNSRGGFYYWRPEDPINLKLSLSYSF, from the coding sequence ATGAATAAACATATAATCAGTCTATCGTTACTAATGCTTATTAGTAGTCATGGGCTTTTAGCACAAGAGGTGAAAGATAGCTTAAAGATGTCTTCTCAACAGTTAGAAAATGTAGTAATCACTTTAGAGAATAGTCCTTTTGTCAAAAAGAAAACTTCAGAGTCTTTGCGTCTAAGTCAGGCGATAGAGAATGTGCCTCAGAATATTCAGGTTATCTCTAATGAGTTAATAGAAGCACGCCAGATCACAACATTGACAGACGGTATCACTCGTAATGTGAGTGGAGCAGTACGATTAGAAGAATGGGGTGATGTATATGCTCGTATCAATATGCGTGGTGCGCGAGCGTCTGCTTTTAGAAATGGGATGAATGTATCATCTACTTATGGTCCTATGGCTGAGGATATGAGTTTTGTAGATCATATAGAGTTTGTAAAAGGGCCTGCGGGCTTTATGATGTCTAATGGAGAACCTTCAGGTATCTATAATGTGGTTACTAAAAAGCCTACAGAACAAACAAGACAAAGAATAGAAGTAAACTATGGTAGCTTTGACTTTATGCGTGCAAGTGCTGATGTGGAAGGTAACTTAACTCCTGTGAGCGATAAAGTATTCTATCGTATCAACTTAATGGGAAGTAGTAAGAATGGATATAGAGACTTTCAGTTTAATAAACGTATCGCTTTTGCTCCTTCATTCCTATTCAAATTAAGTGATAAAACAACTTTAAAGACTGAGTATGTCTATCAACGATTAAAGCTAGCTGACTTTGGAGCTGATTATCTATTCTCTAAAGAAGGATTTGCTACGTTGCCTCGTAAACGCAGTTTTGGTGACCCTGGCTTTGAACCATCGGTTATGAATGACCACAGCTTTAATGCGCATCTGAAAACAAAGCTTGATGACCAATGGACATTGAATGCTCAGGTAGGGTATTTTAAGTTTGATCAAGAGGGACAGTATATGTGGGTGACGCATATAGATGATAAAGGTGACTTCGTAAGAACAAGTAACTTATGGGATGCTGAGAATACAACTACTGTAGGACAAGTATTCGTAAATGGTGAGGTAGAGACAGGGGCTATTAAACACAAGATACTAGGAGGGGTAGATATGGGACATAAACGCTATATCGTGGACTGGAGTCAGAAGTTTGACTACGATGATATAGGTACGTTTAATATTTATAACGATGCTTATCAAAAGCCAGTGCATGGTTATCCTCAGTTTGATAGAAGTAAGCCTCTACGTCAGCGTGTGGCAGAATATGGTATTGGGCAGGCTGATGTAGGACAGAGCTATACAGGTGTGTATGTACAGGATGAGATGGCATTCTTCGAAGAGAAGTTATTTGTGACGGTTGCAGGTCGTTATACTACTGTAAAAGAGAACGGAAATAGAGATAACAGAAGCAACAATAAGTTTACTCCACGCTTTGGGGTAAGTTATAAGTTAGGCTATCATACGAATCTGTATGGACTATATGATCAGACCTTTGTGCCACAGACAGGAATTAAAAAAGATGGTTCTTCAGTAACTCCATTGACTGGACATAATATAGAATTTGGAGTAAAGAATAACCTCTTTAATAAACGATTACAGTCAACTGTGTCTTTATACAGTATCACAAAAAATAACCACCTATCTAATGACCCAAGTAATGCACCTGGTGAGAGCTATGTATTACAGTTAGGACAAACGAGAACACAAGGGGTAGAGGTAGATATCACAGGTAGATTAGCTAAAGGATTAAATATCAATTTGAATTATGCTTATACTGACTCTGAAGTAACGAAGGCTACTAAAGGAGCTGAGAAAGGAACAAAGGTAAGTGGATATGCTAAGCATATAGCTAATGCTTGGGTTGATTATACAATAGAGGATGGACTGCTAAAGAACTTGTCTTTTATGGGAGGAGTTACTTTTATGGGAGACCGTCAGACATGGGCCTTTGGTGGAGGAAGTGGAGATCCATTACCAGACTATACTCGTGTAGATGTTGGTGCGAGTTGGAAGAAGGATGATTTAAAGGTGTCTCTATTAGTAAATAATCTATTTGATCGCTATTTATATAACGGAGCTTATTACAACTCAAGAGGAGGGTTCTATTACTGGCGACCAGAAGATCCTATTAATCTAAAACTAAGTTTAAGTTATAGCTTTTAA